In Parasteatoda tepidariorum isolate YZ-2023 chromosome 2, CAS_Ptep_4.0, whole genome shotgun sequence, one DNA window encodes the following:
- the LOC139424957 gene encoding speckle-type POZ protein B-like: MSSEDGRKFSFIWSLENFSHSYLENGQKFISPEFVAESAGGSKWCVEIYPKGFDQENGEFISCFLKRSGDDLFPEFSEEIAVDFTFLVVGENGEILGSFEEKNKIFKKGDSFGCFKLVKIEDVEDKIKSWQEDTLTIRCSLISYKQIASEYAARLTIPIYSSSFAWKVSPNSRHASTNSFNLGQLKIEIKAICNDSGVLLGIQEHAPNSDPYLLISDITLLDSNSSAKFQRRDVHLVSRRNDTKDEWEFLFLTKEQFNETKNRCKELALVCTFFISRVGFNEIVKCKSNPASSLSFPNLQKDMRALLLDEKHADVKLRTNNHVISAHRTLLIARSPVFSAMFDQEMIEEKKDIIDMPDVDPEILKIFLEFLYTGTIEEFEYDKVLKLLIVADKYQVSSLCDLCSLFLVSQLTVENVCEVMRLADMINNESLKTSAMEYLTNHAAEVMGSSKWKGWMEKNQKLSAEIISDIVTNFSIVPKNIGRK; encoded by the coding sequence atgtcAAGTGAGGACGGCAGgaaattttcgtttatttgGAGCCTCGAAAATTTTTCTCACTCGTATCTTGAGAATGGACAAAAATTTATCAGTCCTGAATTTGTAGCTGAAAGTGCAGGAGGAAGCAAGTGGTGCGTCGAAATATATCCGAAGGGATTCGATCAAGAGAATGGCGAATTTATTTCGTGTTTCCTTAAAAGAAGTGGTGACGATTTGTTTCCTGAATTTTCGGAAGAGATCGCTGTTGATTTCACATTCCTTGTTGTTGGTGAAAATGGCGAGATTTTAGgatcttttgaagaaaaaaataagatatttaaaaaaggagatAGTTTTGGTTGCTTTAAGCTTGTCAAAATCGAAGATGTAGAAGATAAGATTAAAAGCTGGCAGGAAGATACTTTGACAATCCGTTGTTCGCTGATTTCTTATAAACAGATCGCAAGTGAATATGCAGCTAGGTTAACCATTCCTATTTATTCTAGTTCATTTGCATGGAAAGTGTCACCAAATAGTAGGCATGCTTCAACTAATTCTTTTAATCTTGGCCAgttgaaaattgaaatcaaagcgATTTGTAACGATTCCGGTGTTTTATTAGGAATTCAGGAACACGCTCCAAACTCTGATCCTTATCTTCTTATTTCTGATATTACATTATTGGATTCGAATAGTTCAGCAAAATTTCAAAGACGAGACGTTCATTTAGTTTCACGAAGAAATGATACCAAAGACGAATGGGAATTCCTATTTCTaacaaaagaacaatttaacgaaACCAAAAACAGATGTAAAGAACTCGCATTAgtttgcacattttttatttcacgtgTAGGCTTCAATGAAATTGTTAAATGCAAAAGCAATCCTGCCTCATCACTGTCATTCCCTAACTTACAGAAGGACATGCGTGCATTGCTTTTGGATGAAAAACATGCAGATGTAAAGCTTAGAACAAATAACCATGTTATTTCAGCGCACCGGACTCTTCTTATAGCCCGATCTCCCGTCTTCTCTGCAATGTTCGATCAAGAAAtgatcgaagaaaaaaaagacattattgATATGCCTGATGTGGACCCAGAaatattgaagatatttttagaattcttataTACAGGAACAATTGAAGAATTCGAGTATGATAAAgtcttaaaattacttattgtaGCAGACAAGTATCAAGTCTCTAGCCTGTGCGATTTATGCTCATTATTTTTGGTGTCACAGTTAACTGTGGAAAATGTATGTGAAGTTATGCGTTTAGCAGATATGATTAATAACGAATCGTTGAAAACTTCAGCTATGGAATATCTAACCAATCACGCAGCTGAAGTAATGGGTTCTTCTAAATGGAAGGGGTGGATGGAGAAGAATCAAAAATTATCAGCGGAAATAATTTCTGacattgttacaaattttagtATTGTTCCAAAAAACATTGgtagaaagtaa